GCTCATTATATTTATAACGCGGTTGGCAAGATCTAAATACATCCCGGATCCAAAACTGCATGACGAACGTTTAGATGTCTTCCGTAAGTTTAATTTATTGGTTGAAGCTCATTTCCGTACTCAACACTCCGTTAATTACTATGCCCAACTGTTAAATAAATCGCCAAAGACATTATCGAATTTATTTGCCTTATACAATCAAAAAACTCCAATACAAGTTATTCAAAGTCGAATAATTATTGAAGCGAAGAGACTTTTGTATTACACCAACAAATCGACCAAGCAAATTACTTACGAATTGGGTTTTGAAGATGCTGCTTACTTCTGCAATTTTTTCAAAAGACATACCTCTTTATCGCCGCTTGAATTCAGAAATGGTAAGGAGATTGTCTCGGTCGGGAAATAATTACAAACCTTCGGGAAATATTCCCATTTCCCACCCGCAGTTGCTGCCGCATCTTTGTACTGTTGATCAAGCATAAAAAAATCAACAGTTAAAAAGATGAATACTTCAAGTTTATTAAACAAATCGAAAAGTGGATTATTATCCGCAGTAATTGTTTTATCACTAATTATAGGCTCAACTATGGCAACTAACGCTCAAACAAAAGAAGTTAAAAATGTAGTACTGGTACACGGTGCATTTGCAGACGGATCAGGATGGAAAGCTCTTTACAATGTATTAACCAAAAAAGGCTACAATGTAACAGTGGTTCAAAACCCCTTGACCTCGCTAGAGGATGATGTAGCTGCAACAAAAGTGGTATTGGACAATCAGGACGGGCCGGCCATCCTGGTAGGCCATTCATGGGGCGGTGCTGTCATCACTGAAGCAGGAAATCATCCAAAAGTGGCAGGACTTGTGTATGTAGCGGCATTCCAACCGGACAATGGTGAGTCAGCCTTACAATGGTTACAAACGGCTCCTCCAGCTCCGGAAAATGGCGTGTTGCCTCCGGACGATAAAGGAATCGTGTATTATGATAAAGCTAAGTATCACTCTGGTTTTTGTGCTGACATTAGTAAAGAAGAAGCAGAGTTCATGTATGCATCTCAAGGTGCTTTTTATGCAAAAGGTTTCGTAACACCTATTACGCATGCAGCTTGGAGAGATAAACCAACTTACGCTCTTGTAGCTACAGAGGATAAAAGTATCGCTCCTGAAATTCAACGCAACATGTACAAACGTTCCAATACTAAGGTGACAGAGGTAAAAGGCAGCCATGTGATCTTTATGTCACAACCCGAAGCAGTTGCTAACGTAATTGTAGAAGCGTCCCTAAATGGATCAGCCAAATAAGGTGCTATAAATAGTTTAAAAACCGAATGTCAATAGCTGGCATTCGGTTTTTTGTGTTTAATGATTTGATAAAACCAGTTTCTGTTTACAAAAATTAAGAAGTTGTGCTGAGCAGGAACAATTTGGTTGGAATCGTGTTTTTTGATTTTATATAACAGGTCATTTTGACAAGTATCAATTTTGTACAGTATTCCCAAAAGTGAATTATGGACGCTTATTCTTCAACCATTATCAATGCGGTAGCGAAAGTAAAAACAGCGGTGGTTAAAATTGAAACATACACCCAACAGGATAATAAACGAACAGGAGCAGGAACGGGCTCCGGATTTTTGTTTTCTTCGGATGGGTATTTATTTACCAACAGCCATGTTGTTCATAGTGCGTCGCAGGTGCATGTAAAACTTCACGACGGCAGTCAATATCCGGCTCAATTAATAGGTCAGGATACCGATACTGATCTTGCCATTCTTAAAATTTCTGCAATGGAATTCATGTCGGCGGTATTGGGAGATTCCGGCGATTTGCAAATTGGTCAATTAGTTATTGCCATAGGCAATCCGCTTGGTTTTCAGCACACAGTAACTACCGGTGTAGTAAGCGCATTGGGCCGTTCGCTTCCATCGCAGTCCGGTCGGATGATGGATGGAATGATCCAGACCGATGCTGCACTCAATCCAGGTAATTCGGGCGGTCCGCTGATCAACGCTAATGGTGAAGTTGTTGGCGTCAATACCGCTACCATACGGGGTGCCCAGGGTCTTTGCTTTGCCATCAGTATCAATACTGCCAAGGAGGTTGCTAATGAATTGATCCATTTCGGAAAAGTAAAAAGAGCCTGGCTCGGACTCTCCATGCAACAAATAGACCTTGTCCCTAAGCTGCGTTCTATAAATAATTTATCCAGTAAGACAGCATTGTTTATTACCGATGTAGCTAAGGGTAGTCCGGCAGAGAAAGCTGGTATTATTAGCGGAGACATCCTGATTGCTTTTAATGATCACGCAATAGAAACGGTAGATCATTTATTTAAACAGCTTACAGCAGATAAGATCGGGCAGCTCCAGTATTTGGTGATCCTGCGGCGTTTTGCTCGGACAGAATTACGTATTACACCCGCACAGAGAAATTGAGATTTCAGAAAAATTTACAAAAGCTTAAAATTGAAAAAGAGCAAGCATTGATTGCTCTCCTGTTAGTTTTGTTGATGTAGATTGCTTAGCCTTTTGCTAATTGTCCATGCCCATAGCGTAAAAATGATTGCTCCTAAGACATCAACCGTATAATGTACATGTTGCCATAACAGCATGATAGAAACGAACAATAATGAAACTAAGAAAAGTAGCTTAACCCATGTGTTTGATGCTGCTAAAAAAAGAATCAACAGGATAGCTGCATGACCGGAAAAGAATAAATCTTTAGTGATGACAATTCCATTGTAGGCGATTTTTTGCACAAACGGATCACTAAGGGGAATAATCCCTTTGGGAGGATCAAGTTTAATAAAATACAAGGTAATGATTCTTAATGAGTAAATAATAACGATCGTTTGCAGTACACGCAGCAGCAAGAAGGGGGTGTTGAAAAAGTAGAGCAATCCCACTAACAAAACACTGTAAATTACCCCAAAAATATATGTAGACAGATCAACCGGTTCTAATTGATTTAATATCCAGTCATTTAATAGAATGCCTTCCCTGTTTTCAATGTAACTGAAAAAGTGATTCATAAAAACAACTAATCCACCAAAATAGATTAACGTAATGATCAGGCTTAACTGAAAGCCTTTCGTTCTAAAAGCCTGCAGCCATTTAAATTTAAGTTGATGAATAGATCTATCCTCTTTAACCTTTTGCAAAGCGATTATTATAGAATGTACCTTAATCTTTTCTTCTGTATAATGAAGCAGCAATCTGCTCAATTACTGATTTTGGCAGTAATCTTACCATTAAAGCCGTAAACTGGTTGCTCAATCCCGGAATCAACTCTTTTCTGCCATTAAACATTCCTTTTACGGCAATTCGAGCTACCGTTTCTGCCGAAAGTGCCATTTTATCTGAAGTTCTTTTCAGATGAAGCATTCCGGCACGCTCAACAAAACCAGTTTTAACGCTGCCGGGGGCTAGTAGGCTAACAGAAATTGAGGTGTGCTTTAATTCATGTGCCAAGGCTCGGGTAAAGGTATTGACCAATGCTTTTGATGCCGAGTATAAACCGAATGTTGGTATCGATTGGAATCCGGCCATGCTCCCCGTATTTAATATATATGCCTGGGGTTGTTGCAGCAAAACAGGAATCATTAAATGCGTAAGATTAATCATCGTCCACACATTTACCTGCAACATGTTATTTTGATCGTTTAAGGTTAATTCATTAAAATTTCCCCATAAACCATAACCTGCATTATTTACTAAGATAGAAACCGGGAAATCGTTTTGCTGCACCCAATTTAAGACTTGTTGAGCGGCGCTTTGTTCTGCCAAATCCAGTGCCAGCCATTGTGCTTTTATCTTATATTTTTCACCCAATTCGGTGGCAACCTTTCTAAGTAGTTCTTCAGTTTGTGCTACCAATAATAAATCGTAGCTCCTTTGGGCTAAACATTCAGCTATGGCCTTACCTATCCCTTTACTAGCACCTGTTATTAATGCATAACTCATTATAGCAATGTGTTTTATTCTGAGCTTAGGAACTGCTGTTAGCTCTGTTTAATTGATTTTATAGCTTTAGAAATGTTTTTTTACAAGATGCTGCACTTTGTGATAAAGCGGCGTCCAGCTATTTTCGGACCTTGGCTTATATTTACCCTGAACAATAGGAATATACATCACCCTTCTTCTGCTTGCTTCGCCAGATAAAGTGGAGAGTGCCACACGGTGCCAAATTCTGCCAGAGTGTACGGTTAAGTCACCGGCTTCAGCAATTATGCAAAACTCATCTTTATCAGGATCGTTATCCAGAAAATAACGTTTGCGAAAAAGCATCTGATATAAACTCTGCTTATGGCTACCCGGAATAATTCTTAATCCTCCTTTTTCAATCGGTGAATCATCCAGGTAAATACCAACATTCAGCATTGGATTTAAAGTAAACTGAGTAAATAAATCACGTAGCCCATCGGTATGCCAGCCCATTTTTGTGTAATTACTTTTTCCTGTATTCACATAATGGCTTATCACCAAACCGTCTTTTTCATTCTCCGTCAAACGGGCATTATCCCCAATAAATTTTGTTAATAAACTTATGTGCGGATCTTGTAATAAGTTATGTAAGAATTGACTGTGTAATGAAGAAAATGCGAAGCGTTGAACAATTTCTTTTCCATTCTCGTCTTCACCATATTTAATAGGAATACCGTTAACTTTTTCAAGTCCCTGAGTAATCCATTTATTTTCAAGCTCACTTATTGCTTCCAATGTAGCTGCAACTTTTTCGGTAGATATAAATTTTTTAAAATGAATAAACCCGTATTTATCAAAAAAATCCAGTTGCTCTGCTGTTAACTCATCAGCAAGAAAAAATTTCTTGTTATAGTCATTTGTCGGCATCTTTTTTAATAAAAGGTAAACTAATTAATAATACGGAATTAATTGTTCATTTAATAGTACTTAGTTCATTTTAATTCTTCCTCTAAAGGAAAAGAATT
Above is a window of Solitalea lacus DNA encoding:
- a CDS encoding alpha/beta hydrolase; protein product: MNTSSLLNKSKSGLLSAVIVLSLIIGSTMATNAQTKEVKNVVLVHGAFADGSGWKALYNVLTKKGYNVTVVQNPLTSLEDDVAATKVVLDNQDGPAILVGHSWGGAVITEAGNHPKVAGLVYVAAFQPDNGESALQWLQTAPPAPENGVLPPDDKGIVYYDKAKYHSGFCADISKEEAEFMYASQGAFYAKGFVTPITHAAWRDKPTYALVATEDKSIAPEIQRNMYKRSNTKVTEVKGSHVIFMSQPEAVANVIVEASLNGSAK
- a CDS encoding S1C family serine protease gives rise to the protein MDAYSSTIINAVAKVKTAVVKIETYTQQDNKRTGAGTGSGFLFSSDGYLFTNSHVVHSASQVHVKLHDGSQYPAQLIGQDTDTDLAILKISAMEFMSAVLGDSGDLQIGQLVIAIGNPLGFQHTVTTGVVSALGRSLPSQSGRMMDGMIQTDAALNPGNSGGPLINANGEVVGVNTATIRGAQGLCFAISINTAKEVANELIHFGKVKRAWLGLSMQQIDLVPKLRSINNLSSKTALFITDVAKGSPAEKAGIISGDILIAFNDHAIETVDHLFKQLTADKIGQLQYLVILRRFARTELRITPAQRN
- a CDS encoding sphingomyelin synthase family protein codes for the protein MSRLLLHYTEEKIKVHSIIIALQKVKEDRSIHQLKFKWLQAFRTKGFQLSLIITLIYFGGLVVFMNHFFSYIENREGILLNDWILNQLEPVDLSTYIFGVIYSVLLVGLLYFFNTPFLLLRVLQTIVIIYSLRIITLYFIKLDPPKGIIPLSDPFVQKIAYNGIVITKDLFFSGHAAILLILFLAASNTWVKLLFLVSLLFVSIMLLWQHVHYTVDVLGAIIFTLWAWTISKRLSNLHQQN
- a CDS encoding SDR family NAD(P)-dependent oxidoreductase, with translation MSYALITGASKGIGKAIAECLAQRSYDLLLVAQTEELLRKVATELGEKYKIKAQWLALDLAEQSAAQQVLNWVQQNDFPVSILVNNAGYGLWGNFNELTLNDQNNMLQVNVWTMINLTHLMIPVLLQQPQAYILNTGSMAGFQSIPTFGLYSASKALVNTFTRALAHELKHTSISVSLLAPGSVKTGFVERAGMLHLKRTSDKMALSAETVARIAVKGMFNGRKELIPGLSNQFTALMVRLLPKSVIEQIAASLYRRKD
- a CDS encoding phytanoyl-CoA dioxygenase family protein, translated to MPTNDYNKKFFLADELTAEQLDFFDKYGFIHFKKFISTEKVAATLEAISELENKWITQGLEKVNGIPIKYGEDENGKEIVQRFAFSSLHSQFLHNLLQDPHISLLTKFIGDNARLTENEKDGLVISHYVNTGKSNYTKMGWHTDGLRDLFTQFTLNPMLNVGIYLDDSPIEKGGLRIIPGSHKQSLYQMLFRKRYFLDNDPDKDEFCIIAEAGDLTVHSGRIWHRVALSTLSGEASRRRVMYIPIVQGKYKPRSENSWTPLYHKVQHLVKKHF